A stretch of Oryza brachyantha chromosome 4, ObraRS2, whole genome shotgun sequence DNA encodes these proteins:
- the LOC102705617 gene encoding disease resistance protein RPS2-like, protein MADAIVSCLQPLCDCLDGTGLLDAAAGEVASFLQLKSNWGDLGKARESLGAVEMMVRGRVTAELNKLNVCDPLVELWLRRVDELNLEAIDEDYNHLMEYSCICQCTRHAARRSWIGKRIAEARDEVNKLVEEGRQFKKFGFKPAPEIVERLPQTKTFGLESMLAQMHDLLEKADSNIIGVWGQGGIGKTTLLHAFNNDLEKKVHDFQVVIFIEVSNSETLDILEIQKTISERLNLPWNEAETIIKRARFLVKALSRKRFVLLLDDVRKKFRLEDVGIPTPDSNSQSKLVLTSRYEEVCYQMGAQRNLIKMHILDSDASWNLFLSKLSTDASAAVESPSLTNVVRERAIAIVQGCGGLPLALNVIGTAVAGYVEPRDWTSAADAINKNMDEIEGVNEMFATLKYSFDRLTPTQQQCFLYCTLFPEYGSISKEQLVEYWLAEGFLLDDSEKGNQIIRSLISACLLQTTSTLSSKVKMHHIIRQLGLWLVNSADRSFVVKAGMALDNAPPAIEWKEATRVSIMSNNISEISFSPKCKNLTTLLIQNNPKLNKLGWGFFKYMPSLKVLDLSHTAITSLPECDTLVALQHLNLSYTHIMRLPERLWLLKELRHLDLSVTVALEDTLNNCSKLHKLRVLNLFRSHYGIRDVDDLNLDSLRALLFLGITIYSQDVLKKLNETHPLAKSTHRLNLKYCAEMQSIKISDFNHMRHLEELHVESCYDLNTLISDTQLTTYCLQALTLSVLPSLEDVLVAPMPHNFRYVRKLSISQCPKLLNITWARRLELLERLVISSCDEMLTIVEEEVNSTEEQYGAQTIKMQDHPYEEQDDHAMVEYSSGEWNDGYQSVNRESTNGAMLQADFPKLRSIVLTDLRKLGSICKPRDFPCLETLRVEDCPNLRSIPLGTSHKCGKLKQICGSSDWWKKLQWKDKEAAAHMESKYFIPI, encoded by the exons ATGGCCGACGCGATTGTCTCATGCCTGCAGCCGCTGTGCGACTGCTTGGATGGCACCGGCCTGCTGGATGCCGCAGCCGGAGAGGTCGCATCGTTCCTTCAGCTCAAATCAAACTGGGGTGATCTTGGCAAGGCCAGGGAGAGCCTGGGGGCTGTCGAGATGATGGTTCGAGGGCGGGTAACCGCGGAGTTAAACAAGCTGAACGTCTGTGATCCTCTGGTGGAGCTGTGGCTGAGGCGTGTCGATGAGCTGAATCTGGAGGCCATTGATGAGGATTACAACCATTTGATGGAGTACTCTTGCATCTGCCAGTGCACAAGGCATGCTGCTCGGCGTTCATGGATTGGCAAGCGCATCGCCGAGGCGCGGGATGAGGTGAATAAACTGGTGGAGGAAGGGAGGCAGTTCAAGAAGTTTGGATTCAAGCCCGCGCCAGAGATTGTCGAGCGCTTACCTCAAACCAAGACATTTGGATTGGAGAGCATGCTGGCTCAGATGCACGATCTGCTTGAGAAGGCTGACTCAAACATAATTGGCGTTTGGGGTCAAGGGGGGATTGGTAAGACAACACTTCTACATGCCTTCAACAATGATCTAGAGAAGAAGGTCCATGACTTCCAG GTTGTTATATTTATTGAGGTATCTAATTCAGAGACACTTGACATACTGGAGATACAGAAGACCATCTCCGAACGTCTTAATTTGCCATGGAACGAAGCAGAGACAATTATCAAACGGGCCAGATTCTTGGTCAAGGCATTGTCCAGGAAAAGATTTGTACTGCTTCTTGATGATGTAAGAAAGAAGTTTCGGCTGGAAGATGTTGGTATCCCAACTCCAGACAGCAATAGTCAAAGCAAGCTGGTCCTAACTTCACGTTACGAAGAAGTATGCTACCAGATGGGTGCACAGAGGAACTTGATTAAGATGCATATTCTGGATAGTGATGCTTCATGGAACCTGTTCTTGAGCAAGCTAAGCACCGATGCTAGTGCAGCAGTTGAATCTCCCAGTCTCACCAATGTTGTTAGGGAGCGTGCCATAGCAATAGTGCAAGGTTGTGGAGGTTTACCACTTGCACTCAATGTCATTGGGACTGCTGTGGCAGGGTATGTAGAACCAAGAGATTGGACTTCAGCTGCTGATGCAATCAATAAGAATATGGACGAGATTGAAGGCGTGAATGAAATGTTTGCTACACTGAAATACAGCTTCGACAGACTCACACCTACTCAGCAGCAGTGCTTTCTGTATTGCACTCTTTTCCCAGAGTATGGATCTATTAGTAAAGAGCAACTTGTTGAATATTGGTTGGCTGAAGGTTTTCTACTCGATGATTCCGAGAAGGGTAATCAGATTATCCGAAGTCTTATTTCAGCGTGCTTGTTGCAGACCACTAGTACATTGTCATCAAAGGTGAAAATGCACCACATAATCAGACAGTTGGGGCTTTGGTTGGTTAATAGTGCAGATAGAAGTTTTGTTGTTAAAGCAGGGATGGCCTTAGATAATGCTCCACCAGCAATAGAGTGGAAAGAAGCTACAAGGGTATCCATCATGTCTAATAACATCTCAGAGATTTCTTTCTCGCCAAAATGCAAAAACCTCACCACACTTTTGATCCAGAATAACCCAAAGTTGAACAAACTAGGTTGGGgctttttcaaatatatgcCATCGTTGAAAGTGCTGGATCTATCGCACACCGCAATTACTTCCCTTCCAGAATGTGATACATTGGTTGCGTTGCAGCATCTcaacctgtcatacacacatattATGAGATTACCTGAGCGCCTATGGTTATTGAAAGAATTGAGGCATCTGGACCTCAGTGTGACTGTTGCACTGGAAGATACCTTGAACAACTGCTCAAAGTTACACAAGTTGAGAGTGCTCAATCTCTTCCGCAGCCATTATGGGATTCGTGATGTTGATGACCTGAATCTGGATTCGCTGAGGGCCCTACTATTTCTTGGTATCACTATTTATTCACAAGATGTCCTTAAGAAATTGAATGAGACTCATCCTTTGGCAAAATCGACTCATCGCTTGAACCTGAAATATTGTGCAGAAATGCAATCAATCAAAATCTCTGACTTCAACCATATGAGACATCTTGAGGAGCTGCACGTCGAATCTTGCTATGACCTGAATACACTGATTTCCGACACTCAGCTTACGACATATTGCCTGCAAGCTCTGACCCTTTCTGTCCTCCCCTCGTTAGAAGATGTCCTTGTAGCACCAATGCCCCATAATTTTCGGTATGTTCGCAAATTGTCCATTTCACAATGCCCCAAGTTGTTGAACATCACATGGGCCCGAAGACTTGAACTGCTTGAGAGGCTTGTCATATCCAGTTGTGATGAGATGCTGACTATTGTTGAAGAAGAAGTTAACAGTACTGAAGAGCAATATGGAGcacaaacaataaaaatgcAGGATCATCCTTATGAAGAACAAGACGATCATGCCATGGTAGAGTACTCATCCGGCGAGTGGAATGACGGTTACCAAAGCGTAAATAGAGAATCAACCAATGGTGCCATGCTGCAAGCTGACTTCCCAAAGTTGAGATCAATTGTACTGACAGATCTTAGAAAGCTGGGAAGTATTTGCAAGCCAAGAGATTTTCCCTGTCTCGAGACTCTTCGAGTGGAGGATTGTCCCAATTTGAGAAGCATCCCACTGGGCACCAGTCACAAATGTGGTAAGCTGAAGCAAATTTGTGGTTCATCTGATTGGTGGAAGAAACTACAGTGGAAGGataaggaggcggcggcacatATGGAGAGCAAGTACTTCATTCCAATCTGA
- the LOC102705901 gene encoding casein kinase 1-like isoform X1: protein MERVIGGKFKLGKKIGSGSFGELYVAVDMQNSEAVAVKLESVKSRHPQLHHESKLYMLLQGGTGIPHLKWFGVEGEHNVMVIDLLGASLEDLFNYCNRKFSLKSVLMLADQMIARVEYMHTRGFLHRDIKPDNFLMGLGRKVNQVYVIDYGLAKKYRDLQTHKHIPYRENKNLTGTARYASVNTHLGVEQSRRDDLESLGYVLMYFLRGSLPWQGLKAGTKKQKYDRISEKKMLTPVEVLCKSYPSEFVSYFHYCRSLRFEDKPDYSYLKRLFRDLFIREGYQLDYVFDWTILKYPQLRDNKLRPTGKTSALGGRSAERTAGEALARRTGSGSGRNGEPTKHRTLVDSLMSSKAAVDRDKTRPTSLSRNGSTSRRALVSSSKPNSGDPSDTNPNRTSRLFSSSSSRPSAAQRALQSAGAEVRSSSLSKTRKSSRDDPIIRSFEMLSLSADRRK from the exons ATGGAGCGCGTCATTGGGGGCAAGTTTAAGCTCGGGAAGAAGATCGGGAGCGGATCCTTCGGGGAGCTCTACGTCG CCGTGGACATGCAGAATAGCGAAGCGGTGGCCGTCAAACTG GAATCTGTTAAATCACGGCATCCTCAGCTACACCATGAATCAAAACTGTACATGCTTTTGCAAGGAGGAA CTGGAATTCCACATCTTAAGTGGTTTGGGGTTGAGGGGGAGCACAATGTAATGGTGATTGATCTTCTTGGAGCAAGTCTTGAGGACCTATTTAATTACTGCAACAGAAAATTCTCTCTCAAATCAGTGCTTATGCTTGCGGATCAGATG ATTGCCAGAGTAGAGTACATGCATACAAGAGGATTCCTTCACCGTGATATTAAACCAGACAATTTCCTTATGGGTTTGGGTCGTAAAGTAAATCAG GTTTATGTCATCGATTATGGACTTGCGAAAAAGTACCGAGATCTCCAAACACATAAGCACATACCATACAG ggaaaacaaaaatctaaCTGGAACAGCACGATATGCCAGTGTTAATACACATCTTGGAGTTG AACAAAGCAGGAGAGATGATTTGGAATCTCTTGGTTATGTGTTGATGTACTTCTTAAGAGGAAG TCTTCCCTGGCAAGGTCTGAAAGCTGGTACAAAGAAGCAAAAGTATGATAGAATcagtgaaaagaaaatgctgacCCCAGTTGAG GTCCTCTGTAAATCTTATCCATCAGAATTTGTTTCATACTTCCATTATTGCCGATCACTACGATTTGAAGATAAGCCAGATTATTCCTATTTGAAGAGGCTCTTCCGCGACTTATTTATCCGCGAAG GGTACCAACTTGATTATGTATTTGACTGGACCATCTTGAAGTATCCTCAACTTAGAGATAACAAACTACGA CCTACTGGGAAGACAAGTGCATTGGGGGGTCGTTCTGCAGAACGAACTGCAG GTGAAGCTTTAGCTAGAAGAACTGGCTCTGGTTCTGGTCGCAATGGAGAACCCACTAAGCACAGAACTCTAGTGGACTCCCTGATGTCATCTAAGGCT GCTGTTGATAGAGATAAGACAAGGCCAACATCATTGTCGCGGAACGGGAGCACGTCGAGAAGGGCTCTTGTTTCGTCGAGCAAACCAAACTCCGGAGATCCCAGTGACACAAATCCAAATCGCACAAGCCGCCTATTCTCAAGTAGCAGTAGCCGGCCATCCGCTGCCCAAAGGGCGCTTCAGTCGGCCGGAGCCGAGGTCAGGTCCTCGTCGTTGTCCAAAACCAGGAAGAGCTCGCGTGATGATCCCATCATCCGGAGCTTTGAGATGCTCTCACTCAGCGCTGACAGGAGGAAATGA
- the LOC102705901 gene encoding casein kinase 1-like isoform X2, whose product MGCNDVVFVFWRPVDMQNSEAVAVKLESVKSRHPQLHHESKLYMLLQGGTGIPHLKWFGVEGEHNVMVIDLLGASLEDLFNYCNRKFSLKSVLMLADQMIARVEYMHTRGFLHRDIKPDNFLMGLGRKVNQVYVIDYGLAKKYRDLQTHKHIPYRENKNLTGTARYASVNTHLGVEQSRRDDLESLGYVLMYFLRGSLPWQGLKAGTKKQKYDRISEKKMLTPVEVLCKSYPSEFVSYFHYCRSLRFEDKPDYSYLKRLFRDLFIREGYQLDYVFDWTILKYPQLRDNKLRPTGKTSALGGRSAERTAGEALARRTGSGSGRNGEPTKHRTLVDSLMSSKAAVDRDKTRPTSLSRNGSTSRRALVSSSKPNSGDPSDTNPNRTSRLFSSSSSRPSAAQRALQSAGAEVRSSSLSKTRKSSRDDPIIRSFEMLSLSADRRK is encoded by the exons ATGGGATGTAATGATGTTGTGTTTGTGTTTTGGAGGC CCGTGGACATGCAGAATAGCGAAGCGGTGGCCGTCAAACTG GAATCTGTTAAATCACGGCATCCTCAGCTACACCATGAATCAAAACTGTACATGCTTTTGCAAGGAGGAA CTGGAATTCCACATCTTAAGTGGTTTGGGGTTGAGGGGGAGCACAATGTAATGGTGATTGATCTTCTTGGAGCAAGTCTTGAGGACCTATTTAATTACTGCAACAGAAAATTCTCTCTCAAATCAGTGCTTATGCTTGCGGATCAGATG ATTGCCAGAGTAGAGTACATGCATACAAGAGGATTCCTTCACCGTGATATTAAACCAGACAATTTCCTTATGGGTTTGGGTCGTAAAGTAAATCAG GTTTATGTCATCGATTATGGACTTGCGAAAAAGTACCGAGATCTCCAAACACATAAGCACATACCATACAG ggaaaacaaaaatctaaCTGGAACAGCACGATATGCCAGTGTTAATACACATCTTGGAGTTG AACAAAGCAGGAGAGATGATTTGGAATCTCTTGGTTATGTGTTGATGTACTTCTTAAGAGGAAG TCTTCCCTGGCAAGGTCTGAAAGCTGGTACAAAGAAGCAAAAGTATGATAGAATcagtgaaaagaaaatgctgacCCCAGTTGAG GTCCTCTGTAAATCTTATCCATCAGAATTTGTTTCATACTTCCATTATTGCCGATCACTACGATTTGAAGATAAGCCAGATTATTCCTATTTGAAGAGGCTCTTCCGCGACTTATTTATCCGCGAAG GGTACCAACTTGATTATGTATTTGACTGGACCATCTTGAAGTATCCTCAACTTAGAGATAACAAACTACGA CCTACTGGGAAGACAAGTGCATTGGGGGGTCGTTCTGCAGAACGAACTGCAG GTGAAGCTTTAGCTAGAAGAACTGGCTCTGGTTCTGGTCGCAATGGAGAACCCACTAAGCACAGAACTCTAGTGGACTCCCTGATGTCATCTAAGGCT GCTGTTGATAGAGATAAGACAAGGCCAACATCATTGTCGCGGAACGGGAGCACGTCGAGAAGGGCTCTTGTTTCGTCGAGCAAACCAAACTCCGGAGATCCCAGTGACACAAATCCAAATCGCACAAGCCGCCTATTCTCAAGTAGCAGTAGCCGGCCATCCGCTGCCCAAAGGGCGCTTCAGTCGGCCGGAGCCGAGGTCAGGTCCTCGTCGTTGTCCAAAACCAGGAAGAGCTCGCGTGATGATCCCATCATCCGGAGCTTTGAGATGCTCTCACTCAGCGCTGACAGGAGGAAATGA